One part of the Sorangiineae bacterium MSr11954 genome encodes these proteins:
- a CDS encoding glycosyl hydrolase — MLRLFSALLGTTVVASLAFGCEHTVGSTIGENQGTLIADCTQATDWAAGVRYTAGQIVRFNGSGYQCVQAHTSQADWTPTAVPALWSPVDCGGTGNPDAGQPPPPPPPPPPGGLLFSPYKDITINMDFNTYAMRTAVTGSVIPLVGSSGLIPGKSGLRAVTLAFATGQCGNENWAGVTRTQFASANVPGLVTNGVSYIVSTGGAAGVFSCASQSGMTSFINQYMSSHMVGVDYDIEGGQSPADVDNLVAQTKIAQSQFPNLRFSFTLATLAATDSSHGGLNSLGDMVMKSIKRQGLTKFTINLMVMDYGSPSPGVCVVAGGLCNMGQSAIQAVKNLQFTYGIPASQIELTPMIGQNDVVNEVTSLADIDTMTTFAKQQGLVGLHFWSLDRDKPCPGGATSSSCSSTSNPSLAYTNRFLSGLGK; from the coding sequence ATGTTGCGTCTGTTTTCGGCTCTACTCGGTACGACCGTCGTCGCATCCCTCGCCTTCGGCTGTGAACACACGGTTGGCTCGACAATCGGTGAAAATCAGGGAACCTTAATCGCCGATTGCACTCAGGCCACCGATTGGGCCGCGGGTGTTCGTTATACCGCGGGACAGATCGTCCGCTTCAATGGCAGTGGCTATCAATGCGTTCAGGCCCACACCAGCCAAGCCGATTGGACTCCGACGGCGGTGCCCGCCTTGTGGAGCCCCGTCGATTGCGGCGGGACGGGAAACCCCGACGCGGGACAGCCACCGCCTCCGCCCCCTCCTCCCCCTCCGGGAGGGCTGCTGTTTAGCCCGTACAAAGACATTACCATCAATATGGATTTCAACACCTACGCCATGCGGACCGCCGTCACCGGCTCGGTCATTCCGCTGGTGGGCAGCAGCGGCCTGATACCCGGGAAATCCGGCCTGCGCGCGGTCACCTTGGCCTTTGCCACCGGCCAATGCGGAAATGAAAACTGGGCCGGCGTCACGAGGACACAGTTTGCCAGCGCCAACGTCCCAGGCCTCGTCACCAACGGCGTAAGCTACATCGTCTCCACCGGCGGTGCGGCCGGCGTGTTCTCCTGCGCGTCGCAGTCGGGTATGACCAGCTTCATCAATCAGTACATGTCATCGCATATGGTGGGCGTCGACTACGATATCGAGGGAGGCCAGTCGCCGGCCGATGTCGACAACCTGGTCGCGCAGACCAAAATAGCCCAGTCGCAGTTTCCGAACCTGCGATTCTCGTTCACCCTCGCGACCTTGGCCGCGACCGACAGCAGCCACGGCGGCCTCAATTCGCTGGGCGACATGGTCATGAAGTCGATCAAGCGGCAGGGGCTGACCAAATTTACCATCAATTTGATGGTGATGGACTACGGCAGCCCGTCGCCTGGGGTGTGCGTGGTCGCCGGCGGGCTGTGCAACATGGGGCAGTCGGCCATCCAGGCGGTTAAAAACCTTCAGTTCACCTATGGCATTCCCGCCAGCCAAATCGAGCTGACGCCGATGATCGGGCAGAACGACGTCGTCAACGAGGTGACCTCGCTGGCCGATATCGACACCATGACCACGTTTGCAAAGCAGCAAGGTCTGGTCGGCCTCCACTTCTGGTCGCTCGATCGCGACAAGCCTTGCCCGGGCGGCGCGACATCGTCGTCTTGCAGCTCCACGTCGAACCCGTCGCTGGCCTATACGAATCGCTTCTTGAGCGGTTTGGGAAAGTGA
- the fdhD gene encoding formate dehydrogenase accessory sulfurtransferase FdhD: MTVHRQMMNLGIRSIEARRIVGRAPPESAHDDVAVEEPLEIRIAGERLAVTMRTPGHDRELVLGFLFAEGVIGSTKDVLGVVHCGRVGDEARENTIDVTLVPGMKPPIDPETGLLTRRGTLMTSACGVCGRRSIDDLVARVAPLAHTNPGIARSVLTGAVRSLRDRQPIFGRTGGCHAVSLVDFDGREIATYEDIGRHNAVDKVVGSRLLADALPGAGMVLVVSGRSSFEIVQKAFSAGVPIVAAVSAPSSLAIDLAKRANITLAGFVRDETMTVYTSPERIT; encoded by the coding sequence GTGACCGTGCACCGCCAAATGATGAACTTGGGTATACGCTCGATCGAGGCGCGGCGGATCGTGGGACGGGCGCCCCCCGAGAGCGCACACGATGACGTCGCCGTCGAGGAGCCGCTCGAGATCCGCATCGCCGGCGAGAGGCTCGCCGTCACCATGCGAACGCCGGGGCACGATCGGGAGCTCGTCCTCGGCTTCCTGTTCGCCGAAGGCGTGATCGGATCGACCAAGGATGTCCTCGGTGTGGTCCACTGCGGGCGCGTGGGCGACGAGGCGCGGGAGAACACGATCGACGTGACCTTGGTTCCCGGCATGAAGCCGCCGATCGATCCCGAGACGGGGCTGCTTACGCGCCGCGGGACGTTGATGACGAGCGCGTGCGGGGTCTGCGGCCGCCGCTCGATCGACGATCTCGTGGCGCGGGTGGCTCCGCTCGCGCATACGAATCCTGGCATCGCGCGGAGCGTCCTCACGGGCGCCGTCCGGAGCCTCCGCGATCGCCAGCCCATCTTCGGCCGGACGGGCGGTTGCCACGCCGTGTCGCTCGTGGATTTCGACGGGCGCGAGATCGCCACCTACGAAGACATTGGCCGGCACAACGCGGTCGACAAGGTCGTAGGCTCGCGCCTCCTCGCCGATGCGTTGCCCGGTGCGGGCATGGTCCTCGTCGTCAGCGGCCGGTCCAGCTTCGAGATCGTGCAGAAGGCGTTCTCCGCCGGCGTTCCCATCGTCGCCGCGGTCTCGGCCCCGTCGTCGCTCGCGATCGACCTCGCGAAGCGCGCGAACATCACGCTCGCCGGCTTCGTCCGCGACGAGACCATGACCGTCTACACGAGCCCGGAGCGGATCACGTGA
- a CDS encoding YciI family protein — protein MRYALLVYETEAGVKGRGDPDYQAAYKAYIDAIYGSGVAIAGSGLQDAATTTTTFRLVHGERQIQDGPFADTKEQLAGFFLIDVPDLDKALEWAARCPSTSRGGIVEIRLALEQPT, from the coding sequence ATGCGATATGCACTCCTCGTCTACGAAACCGAAGCTGGCGTAAAGGGCCGCGGTGATCCCGATTACCAAGCCGCGTACAAGGCTTACATCGACGCTATCTACGGTTCAGGGGTCGCGATCGCGGGATCCGGGCTTCAAGACGCCGCGACGACCACGACGACCTTCCGGCTCGTCCATGGCGAGCGCCAGATTCAGGATGGCCCCTTCGCCGATACGAAGGAGCAGCTGGCTGGCTTCTTCTTGATCGATGTCCCCGATCTCGACAAGGCCCTCGAGTGGGCCGCCCGCTGTCCATCCACGTCCAGAGGGGGGATCGTCGAAATTCGTCTCGCGCTCGAGCAGCCGACGTGA
- a CDS encoding FdhF/YdeP family oxidoreductase → MSSKDDQPKSEAALSSELATRERDPQASFALLGETPEEVGPLTISVDRRSKKAAGLPAIVQTMKFGVREMGVVRTLRTFLEINKEDGFDCQSCAWPSPDDKRKIAEFCENGAKAMADELTRKKVEPSFFAEHSIAELLEQSDYWLNAQGRLTQPMIKREGGTHFEPITWGDAFERIGEKLRALSDPNEAIFYTSGKTVNEAAFLFQLLARQFGTNNLPDCSNMCHEASGAALNDTIGLGKGTIKLEDFDHSDTILILGNNPGTNHPRMLTSLEAAKHRGATIVSINPMPETGLMRVVNPNPQDYSNPLELPFALLGDGTQLTDLYVPVRVNGDAALLQGVMKLLVERDRRAPGTVIDRAFIAEHTSGWDAFAAGLDAATWEEITESSGVDRAMIEALADIVGRAKRMIVLWCLGLTQHPNGVDNVRQVVNLLLLGGHIGRPGAGPCCVRGHSNVQGDRTMGIWEHPKEPFLAALDAEMGIRSPRAPGYNVVETLHALHDGRAKVFFAISGNLFSAAPDTHYTAEAFKRCPVVVHVSTKLHRGHLLGGKESILLPCLGRAEREMHGGQVQLSSVEDSMGIVNPTRGREAPISSHLLSDTEIIVRIAQATFGKAGPVDWARLLDHDRVRDHIERVIPGFEDFNARLRKGYFYLPNAPRDRVFRTSTGKAKFSTCGIPKHDLAPGELLMTTVRSHDQFNTVVYGLNDRYRGVWGGRRVIFVNPLDLRELGLTDGQWVDITSHFEGETRTAVRFRAIAYPIARRSAASYYPEANVLVAVRAVARECNQPAQKCVRITLRASEQRELGDAPAARMLGP, encoded by the coding sequence ATGTCCAGCAAGGATGATCAGCCCAAATCCGAGGCGGCCCTTTCGAGCGAGCTCGCGACACGTGAGCGGGACCCGCAGGCGAGCTTCGCGCTTTTGGGCGAGACCCCCGAGGAGGTCGGGCCGCTCACCATCTCGGTCGACCGCCGCTCCAAAAAGGCCGCGGGCTTACCGGCGATCGTGCAGACCATGAAGTTCGGCGTGCGCGAAATGGGCGTCGTGCGCACCTTGCGGACCTTCCTCGAGATCAACAAGGAGGATGGCTTCGACTGTCAGAGCTGCGCGTGGCCCAGCCCCGACGACAAGCGCAAGATCGCGGAGTTCTGCGAGAACGGCGCCAAGGCGATGGCGGACGAGCTCACCCGTAAAAAGGTCGAGCCCTCGTTCTTCGCCGAGCACTCGATCGCCGAGCTGCTCGAGCAGTCGGACTACTGGCTCAACGCGCAGGGACGGCTCACGCAGCCCATGATCAAGCGCGAGGGCGGGACGCACTTCGAGCCCATCACGTGGGGCGACGCCTTCGAGCGCATCGGCGAGAAGCTGCGGGCGCTCTCGGACCCCAACGAGGCCATCTTTTATACCTCCGGCAAGACCGTCAACGAAGCGGCGTTCCTCTTTCAGCTGCTGGCGCGGCAGTTTGGAACCAACAACCTCCCGGACTGCTCCAACATGTGCCACGAGGCCAGCGGAGCCGCGCTCAACGACACGATCGGGCTCGGCAAGGGCACGATCAAGCTCGAAGACTTCGACCACAGCGACACGATCCTCATCCTCGGGAACAACCCCGGCACCAACCATCCGCGCATGCTCACGTCCCTCGAGGCCGCGAAGCATCGGGGGGCCACGATCGTCTCGATCAATCCGATGCCCGAGACCGGGTTGATGCGCGTGGTGAACCCGAACCCCCAAGATTATTCGAACCCGCTCGAGCTCCCCTTCGCGCTGCTCGGGGATGGCACCCAGCTCACCGATCTCTATGTGCCCGTAAGGGTGAACGGCGATGCCGCGCTGCTCCAGGGCGTGATGAAGCTCCTGGTCGAGCGCGACCGCAGAGCCCCCGGCACGGTGATCGATCGCGCCTTCATCGCCGAGCACACGAGCGGCTGGGATGCGTTTGCCGCGGGGCTCGATGCCGCGACCTGGGAGGAGATCACCGAGAGCAGCGGCGTGGATCGCGCCATGATCGAGGCCCTCGCGGATATCGTCGGCCGCGCCAAGCGCATGATCGTCCTCTGGTGCCTCGGGCTCACGCAGCACCCGAACGGCGTCGACAACGTGCGGCAAGTGGTGAATTTGCTCCTGCTCGGCGGTCACATCGGACGGCCGGGCGCTGGGCCATGCTGCGTGCGCGGCCACAGCAATGTGCAGGGCGATCGCACGATGGGCATCTGGGAACACCCCAAGGAGCCGTTCCTCGCCGCCCTCGATGCGGAGATGGGCATTCGCTCGCCGCGCGCGCCAGGATACAACGTGGTCGAGACGCTCCACGCGCTCCACGACGGCCGCGCCAAGGTCTTCTTCGCGATCAGCGGCAACCTCTTCTCCGCGGCCCCCGACACGCACTACACCGCCGAGGCGTTCAAGCGCTGCCCGGTCGTCGTTCACGTCTCGACCAAGCTCCACCGCGGGCACTTGCTCGGCGGCAAGGAGTCGATCCTCCTGCCGTGCCTCGGCCGCGCCGAACGCGAGATGCATGGGGGTCAGGTGCAGCTCTCGAGCGTGGAAGACTCGATGGGCATCGTCAACCCGACGCGGGGCCGCGAGGCGCCCATCTCGAGCCACCTCCTGAGCGACACGGAGATCATCGTGCGCATCGCGCAGGCGACCTTCGGCAAAGCAGGCCCCGTCGACTGGGCACGGCTCCTCGATCACGACCGCGTACGCGATCACATCGAGCGCGTGATCCCGGGCTTCGAGGACTTCAACGCGCGCCTGCGCAAAGGTTACTTCTATTTGCCCAACGCGCCGCGCGACCGCGTGTTTCGCACCTCCACCGGCAAGGCGAAGTTCTCCACGTGCGGCATCCCCAAGCACGATCTCGCGCCGGGTGAGCTCTTGATGACCACCGTGCGGAGCCACGACCAATTCAACACGGTGGTCTACGGGCTCAACGATCGGTACCGCGGCGTGTGGGGTGGGCGACGCGTCATCTTCGTGAACCCCCTCGATTTGCGCGAGCTGGGCCTCACCGATGGTCAATGGGTCGACATCACGAGCCACTTCGAGGGCGAGACGCGCACGGCGGTCCGCTTCCGCGCCATCGCGTACCCGATCGCGCGGAGGAGCGCCGCGAGCTACTACCCCGAGGCCAACGTGCTCGTCGCGGTGAGGGCGGTCGCCCGAGAATGCAACCAGCCCGCCCAGAAGTGCGTGCGCATCACGTTGCGCGCGTCCGAACAGCGTGAGCTCGGTGACGCGCCTGCCGCGCGGATGCTCGGGCCATGA
- a CDS encoding amidohydrolase family protein, translating to MAVAFVAVMGGCFGSRGDADFGDAESALEGESPGARSTEPSTEGVGAGAKVTDPGDRAAIAYDQPTLALTHVQVVDGTGARAKTDRTVVVHQGRIVRVGPAAETPIPAGATVIDGAGKTVLPGFVMMHEHMFYPTGKRNYTEMLSTFPRLYLAGGTTTMRTAGSMSPYADLNLRTEIEKGNILGPDLDVTGPYLNGPGLPILKVHPLSGPKDAIRTVNYWADEGVTSFKGYMHLSRATLRASIAAAHLRRIKITAHLCSITHREAVEMGIDNLEHAFAVATDFVPGKQPDVCPDQNVTWRTLADLDVESLPVKDLVAFIAKHHVALTSTLTVFETFTPGRPEAPEGARALLIPEVRTQYETTWASIQKQTDSFWPRTLANAMRLERMFVDAGGVLMAGTDPTGYGGVVPGYASKRQIELLVEAGFPFEQAIRISTLNGARFMGRDREIGSIEAGKRADLVLIDGDPLADVMALERMPLVFKGGTGYLTRVIFEQMRGTVGLY from the coding sequence GTGGCAGTCGCTTTCGTCGCCGTCATGGGCGGCTGCTTTGGCTCACGCGGCGACGCCGATTTCGGCGACGCGGAGAGCGCGCTCGAGGGCGAGAGCCCAGGGGCGCGCAGCACGGAGCCGTCGACGGAAGGCGTCGGCGCAGGCGCCAAGGTGACCGATCCCGGCGATCGCGCGGCCATCGCCTACGATCAACCGACCCTCGCGTTGACGCATGTCCAGGTGGTGGACGGCACGGGCGCGCGCGCAAAAACCGATAGGACGGTGGTGGTCCACCAAGGGCGCATCGTCCGCGTGGGCCCGGCCGCCGAGACGCCCATCCCCGCAGGCGCCACCGTCATCGACGGCGCGGGCAAGACGGTCTTGCCTGGCTTCGTGATGATGCACGAGCATATGTTCTATCCCACCGGAAAGCGCAATTACACCGAGATGCTCTCGACATTTCCGAGGCTCTACCTCGCCGGCGGCACCACCACCATGCGCACCGCGGGCTCGATGTCTCCTTACGCGGATTTAAATTTGCGCACGGAGATTGAAAAAGGAAATATCCTGGGCCCGGATTTGGACGTCACGGGCCCCTACCTCAACGGCCCCGGGTTGCCCATCCTGAAGGTGCACCCGCTGTCGGGCCCCAAAGACGCCATTCGCACCGTGAATTACTGGGCGGATGAAGGGGTGACGTCGTTCAAGGGGTACATGCACCTCTCGCGGGCGACCCTGCGGGCCAGCATCGCCGCCGCGCACCTGCGGCGGATCAAGATCACCGCGCATCTGTGCTCGATCACCCACCGCGAGGCGGTGGAGATGGGGATCGACAACCTCGAGCACGCCTTCGCGGTGGCCACCGATTTCGTGCCTGGCAAGCAGCCCGACGTTTGCCCCGATCAAAACGTGACCTGGAGGACCCTGGCCGATCTCGACGTCGAATCTTTACCTGTAAAGGATCTCGTCGCCTTCATCGCGAAGCACCACGTGGCCCTCACCTCGACCCTCACCGTCTTCGAGACCTTCACCCCCGGCCGTCCGGAGGCGCCGGAGGGCGCGCGCGCCTTGTTGATCCCCGAGGTGCGTACGCAATACGAGACCACGTGGGCGTCCATTCAAAAGCAGACGGACTCGTTTTGGCCCAGGACGCTCGCGAACGCGATGCGCCTGGAGCGCATGTTCGTCGACGCGGGCGGGGTGCTCATGGCCGGCACCGATCCCACCGGCTACGGGGGCGTCGTCCCCGGATATGCGTCCAAACGGCAAATCGAGCTCCTGGTGGAGGCAGGCTTTCCCTTCGAGCAAGCCATCCGCATCTCGACCTTGAACGGCGCGCGCTTCATGGGGCGCGACCGCGAAATCGGCTCCATCGAAGCCGGCAAGCGCGCCGACCTCGTCCTCATCGACGGCGATCCGCTCGCCGACGTCATGGCGCTCGAGCGCATGCCCCTCGTCTTCAAAGGAGGAACGGGCTATCTCACCCGCGTCATCTTCGAACAAATGCGCGGCACCGTCGGGCTCTACTGA